GAGTATCCCCATGGTTCCTCATTGACCTATTACGAATCACTAGTGACTATTCAAGGTCAAATATCTGAATTCATTGACTCAAGATTTTTTGAACCAATTCTTTTAAATCTGGAAGCACTTCTTTCATAAACCATGGATTTTTCGCTTGCCAGATATTATTTCGTGGTGACGGATGCACTAAAGGAAAATAGTCTGGAAGATAATCTCTGTAATGTTTAACTGTATCTGTTAATTTAGTTGATGATTTTTGATGCAAATAGTAATGCTGAGCATAGTTTCCCACAAGTATAGTTAATTGAATATTTGGAGCTAAATCTAGAACTCTCTCATGCCATTTATCAGCAAAACCTTTGCGGGGCCCTAAATCTCCAGATTTTCCCTGCCCCGGGAAATAAAAATCCATTGGTACAATGGCAAACAGACCTGATTCATAAAATTCTTCTCGCGACACACCCATCCAATCCCGTAGATTATCTCCACTAGGGTCATTCCAGTAAAGTCCAGACTCTTGAGCTCGGATACCAGGAGCTTGTCCTACGATATTAATCCTCGCAGTTTTTGGAATACTAAACAAGGGTTTGATACCTTGTTCAGTATACGTTTTATTTTGTTCGTCAGCCATAATAGCTTGTGTCAATTCTTCAAGTGTTTCCATATTTTTCTCCAAAAAAAGAGACAAAATGTCTCTTTTTTTATTTGATCAACTCATAGATAGCTTCTGCATAAATGGCAGCTGCACGGTATAAGTCCTCAACTTCAGTAAATTCATTTGCTTGGTGCATGGTATTGACATAACCAGGGAACATAGCACCATAAGCAACACCACGTTTAAGGAGACGTCCAAAGGTCCCACCACCAATGATTTGTTCATGACCTTTAAGACCTGTCTGTTTCTCATAAACCGAAAGAAGTGTCTGTACCATAGGATCACTAACTGGTACGTAATGCGGCACATGGCCATGTTCTGAAAGACTGACCGCCTTAGGTCCTTCAAGTTTTTCAAGGCCAGCCTTAATACCATCTACATTAACCCCTTGAGGGTAGCGGAAGTTCAAAGCAATGGTATTATCTTCAGATTCCTTGTTAAAGGTAAAGACACCTGCATTCATAGTTAACTCACCCATTTTAGAATCTGTATAGGCAAGACCTGTCTTTTCAGAAAAGAAATCTTGATGAAGTGTTTCAGCAACTAAATCCAAATAAGTCTTAGCATTAGCTTTGAAGTCAAATTGGCTAAGGAAGAGTGCTAAGTATGTTGCCCCATTGATACCATTTTGAGGCATCATACCATGAGCTGATTTACCATGAATAGTCACATGGAAAACACCTGCTTCTTCAGTCACTTGACCGGTTACTGCTTGATCAGCAACAAAGTCATTAAGTTTAGACTCAAGTTCCTGTAAAGTGATAGGTGCCGTAAACTCTGCACTTGCAGATTCAGGGACCATATTTTCACGCAAGCCACCATTAAAGCTTACGAGGCTAAAGTCACCATCGTTTTGTCCTTCAAAATGAAGATAGGCAGTAATATTTCCTTTTTCCCCATTGATAATTGGAAATTCTGCATCAGGAGAAAAGCCAAAATCAGGATCTTTCAATCCATTATGAGCGAAGTAATAATCCATATCACCCCAACCAGATTCTTCATCTGTACCAACAATAAAGCGAACACGCTTAGATACTGGAAGCTCAAGCTCTTTGATAATTTTCAAAGCATAATAACAAGCTATTGTTGGCCCTTTATCATCTGATGAACCACGAGCATAAAGCTTTCCTTCTTTGATTACTGGTTCATAAGGATCAGTGTCCCATCCGCTACCCGCTGGAACCACATCCAAGTGTGCAAAAATACCCAAGACTTCATCACCTTGACCAAATTCAAAGTCACCAGCGTAATTATCAATATTACGAGTCTTATAACCATCACGTTCAGCTAAAGCAAGAAAATGTTCTAGAGCTTTCACTGGACCAGGACCAAATGGGTGCTTTTCATCAGCCTTACTATCATCACGTTCTGAATTAATACGCAAAAGACCAAAAAGGTCCTCCATCAAAGCTTCTTTACGTTTATCAACTTCGGCGTGAAAATCAATTGTCATAGTTTACTCCTTACTGTCTCTAGTTAGCACTATTTTAGCATTTTTAGTAAGGGTTTTCAACTCTTTGAATATGCTAAATTTAAAATGCAAACAGGTTTTTAAGATCATAAGGCACCTACTACTTTCAAATTAATTCATAGTCTAGCATTATTTCGAGAATTTCCAAAAACTTTAGAATCTTCTCTTAATTAGTGCTATAATAGGACTATCAAAACTAAGGAGATGCATTATGCCATTTGTAAAAATTGATCTCTTTGAAGGTCGTTCAGAAGAACAAAAAATTGAACTTGCTCGCGAAGTTACTGAAGTTGTATCACGTGTTGCAAAAGCTCCCAAGGAAGCTATCCATGTTTTCATTAACGATATGCCAGAAGGGACTTACTACCCACATGGTGAAATGAAAAAGAAAAACTAATCATCAAGAAGCAGTCACATCTGTGGGCTGCTTTTTGATATAAAAAATAAGTTGAATTCATCTTGTGAAAAACTACTATTTTAGGATAGTTTTCATTTCTGTATATCTCGGTTTCGCTCCCAAATGCTCATAAAAATCTAGAGCACCTTGGTTATCATTCCATACGTGAAGTGTTGCATTATAACATTCTTGCTCCGTAGCATAGTCCAAAGCAAATTGATAAAGCTTCTCTCCTAATTTTTGTCCACGAGCTTTTTCTTCAACACAAAGATCATCAATGAAGAGAGTTTAATAGGTTTTTGAGGACCATCATTTTCAGATACTTCTTTAATTATCAAGAAGAGATGACACAAGATCGTTCCAGCCTCATCTTCATAGACAAATAGAGGTTTATTTGCATCCCCTATTACTCCTTCTAACTCTTTATCCGTAAACTTACTTCCTTTTACTTTAAGGACATCAGGACGAGCTTGATGATGAACGATTAGGATTTGCGCGAAAAGTTCCTGTAGTCTTGGAATATCTTCTACCTTTTCCAAACAAATCATATTTAACTCCTTTTAATCAAAACCACCCGTGAGAACGGGTGGTTTGCTCTTTGGCTGAAAGCCTCTGCTACCAGCCGAGGCCTAAAGGCCTACCGAATGGTTTCCCTTCAGCACCACCTTTGCTAGCTGACCCGACTAGCGGGTCTATTTTAGACTACTTTCTTTTATTCTTCTCACCTGTAAACGGATCATATTCCTCGAAAAGACTGAGCTGATCTGCTATCACGTCTTCTTGTAATTGATTACGAATATATGCTTCAATTCGCTTCTGATTTCGCCCAACCGTATCAACATAAAGCCCTCGATACCAAAATTTGCGATTCCCATATTTATACTTTAAATTAGCGTATCGGTCGAATATCATTAAGCTACTTTTACCCTTTAAATATCCCATAAATGAGGAGATACTTAGCTTCAGTGGTATACTCACCAACATGTAAATATGATCTGGGCAAGCTTCTGCTTCATGAATTTCAATGCCTTTTCTTTCACATAATAATCGGAAGATTTGACCAATATTTGCTTTGTATTTCCCATAGATTATTTGACGTCTATATTTCGGGGCGAATACAATATGATACTTACAATTCCATGTAGTATGTGCTAAACTATTATTCTGTCTTATCAAGAATCCTCCTTTAATATACTAATTAATGGTCGGAAAACCTTATCTAATGAAACACTTTAGTTGGAGGATTATTTGATACATCGCTAAAAGCTTTTCGAAAACCACTAGCACAGCTAATGGTTTTCGTGAGACAAAAAAAGATGGGTAAAACCCATCTTAATCACTATTTACCAAGTTTTGCTTTAGCTGCATCTGCAAGAGCTGTGAAAGCTGCTGCATCGTTAACTGCCAAATCAGCAAGCATTTTACGGTTAACTTCAATTTCAGCCAATTTCAAACCGTGCATCAATTGTGAGTATGACAAACCGTTCAAACGAGCTGCCGCATTGATACGTGTGATCCAAAGTTTACGGAAATCACGTTTCTTTTGACGACGGTCACGGTATGCATAGTAGTAAGAGTTCATTACTTGTTCTTTTGCAGTACGGAACAAGATGTGTTTTGCACCATAGTAACCTTTAGCAAGTTTCAATACACGTTTACGACGTTTGCGTGATACAACGCCACCTTTAACACGAGCCATTTATATATTCCTCCGAATTAGTTCTAGTTTAGTTAATTTAAAATGCTTGTAGCGGATTAACGCATTTGTGAAACCATTGATTTAATACGTTTAAAGTCACCTGAATGTACCATTGACGCTTTACGAAGGTGACGACGTTGTTTTTTAGTTTTACCGTGGAAACGGTGAGATGTGAAGGCACGGAAGCGTTTCAATCCACCTGAACCTGTACGTTTGAAACGTTTAGCTGATGCGCGGTGTGTTTTTTGTTTTGGCATTTTAAAATTCTCCTCTTAAAATAGTGTTAATTTGACAATTATTTTTTGTCAGGAATTGGTGCAAGTTGCATGAACATTTGACGTCCATCCATCTTAGCTCTTTGCTCAATAATCGCAATATCTTGTGTTTTTTCAGCAAATTCCGCCAATACCTTAGCTCCGATTTCTTTATGAGTAATCATACGGCCTTTGAATCGGATAGAAACTTTTACCTTGTTTCCTTTTTCAAGGAATTTACGGCCGTTACGAAGTTTTGTTTCAAAGTCACCTTTATCGATAACTGGACTCAAACGAACTTCCTTAACAGTAACAACGCTTTGTTTCTTACGTTGTTCTTTTTGTTTCTTTTGATACTCAAATTTGAACTTACCATAGTTCATAATCTTCGCAACAGGTGGCGTAGCTTGTGGTTGGATAAGAACCAGGTCAACATTTGCATCATCTGCAATAGCCTGTGCTTCTGACAATGGTTTGATGCCCAATTGTTCACCATCAAGACCAACAAGACGAACTTCACGAACGCGAATTTCATCATTAATGAATAGATCTTTCTTAGCTATGATCTTCACCTCTTTATTTTTTTAGAGAAAAACAAAGCGGACTTGATATACAAGCCCGCACACATAATATCCCTTTAAGGATTTGACATGTTGGGCCAGACAACCTAAGTCGCAAGGCGAGAAGTTCTCACTTCTGCTTTTCTCATTGCTATTAGTATAACAAGTGAGTCATCCTTTGTCAATAATTTTTTTTGCTTTTTCTTGAATAAATTCCACAACACCATCAATAGACACACCTGTAGTATCAAAAGTGATGGCATCTTCAGCTGGTCTAAGAGGTGATACCTCACGGTGACTATCTTTATAGTCACGTTCAGCAATTTCTTTTTTAAGTGTCTCGAGATCAGCAGGAATACCTTTTTCAATATTTTCCTTATAACGACGTTCTGCACGTTCATCAACAGAAGCAATCATGAAAATCTTGAGTTCTGCATCAGGTAAAACCACTGTACCAATATCACGACCATCCATGATGATACCACCTTCCTGAGCAATACGCTGTTGTTGTGAAACGAGTTCTTGACGTACTTCTGGAATAGCCGCTACCCAAGAGACGTTATTTGTAACTTGATTATCACGAATTGGATGTGTAATATCAACATCACCAACATAAACTTTTGGACTACCATCTGCCGCTTTCCCAAATGAAATAGGGTGTTGCGAGAGTTGATCTAAAATTTCTGGTACATTTTCCTCAGTCAAACCATTCTGCAAAGCTAGATAAGTTGCAGAACGATACATAGCTCCTGTATCAAGATAAGTATAGCCAAGATTTTTTGCGATAATCTTGGCTACTGTACTTTTTCCACTTGACGCAGGACCATCAATAGCAATTCTAATATCTTTCATGATGTTCCTTTGCTTTTAAATTATTGAACCTTAACAACATCTCCTGGGTTAGCAAACCAGTATCCATTTGTCATGTGGTCTGGGTTCAGACGTTGCAACTCATCTACAGAGATACCTGCACGAGCTGCGATAGAAGCTGCACCTTCGCCAGGTTGAACAACGATTGATGAACCGTCAGTTGCTGCTGTAGCACTTGATGGTGTTGTTGCAGCTGAGTCAGTTGCATAGCCTTTTTCAACATGTTTAGAAGAGCTGGATGCTTTCGTTGATGATGATTTCTCTTTAGTTGACTTCTCACTATCTTCACCCATACTTGAATCTTTTTTGCTTGATGAAGATTTAACGACTTTGCTAGTTGAAGTTGAAGAGAAACCTAAAGATTCCTTAGACGCCGCAGTTTTACTTCCTCCAATATTTGATGTATAGAAAACAAAGAACAAAATACATACAACAATAATAAAGAACAAGCTAAGCAAGACTGTCAAGAATGACGAATTAATGAAGCTACTTTTTTCTTGATCCTCATCTGAAGAAGTGTTTCCCTCTTCTTCAAAATCCTCAAACTCATCTTCATCATCTAGAAAATCAGCATCAACTACTTCTTCCGACTCTTCTTCAGAAACCTTATCTTCCCATGGTTTTTTACTCATGATTTTCTCCTTGTAAAAACAATAAATCTATTTTAAAATAATACTATGAAAGTATCATTAATTCCAGAAAAATGTATCGCTTGTGGTTTGTGCCAAACCTACTCTCCCGTCTTTGATTATGATGACGAAGGAATCGTTAGGTTTAAAGATAGCGACCAACTTAGTAGAACGATTGAAAATAGCCCCGAGACTTTGACAGCTGTCAAATCTTGTCCTACTAAAGCCCTTATTTGCGAAGTTTAATCTTGAGGGCTTTTTTTGGTTCCTCATAAAATGCAAAATAATCAAAATTAGTCATATAATCCATTAGTTCTACCTCACCTTTGAAATTAGGATGAAGCGCTAAAGCATCTAAGAAATATTTCTTAGGCCACTTTCTCATATAAAACTGACATTTCTTTCCATTTTTAAAAATGAGGCACAAGCCGGTTTTGATAACTTCCACTTTTTCAATATCACTAATCTGCACCTTACGCGGTTTAAAAATATTGAAAGAAACAATACGCAATATTCCATAATCTTCAATAATAAAGTAACGATGAAACCCTAGACCAAATAAAGCAACAAAAATAGTGAAAAGCATCAAAATATGTGAGGGCACCGAGTACAACTCGAACAGAAGGACCCCTGCAATAAAGATTGGCGTGATGGCTAAAGACCAATAAATGATAAGCCAAGATAATTCGGGTTGCCAATGGTAACGATACTTGCCGAAAATTTTAATCATCTCAGCACCTCCATTACTTCTAATTTTACCATAAAATCAGCTTTTAGCAAGCACAATTAAGATTTACTGACAATTCCAAGAATAACATCTACAGCTTTTTCCATTGTCTGCAAAGAAACGTACTCATAACGACCATGCATATTTTCACCACCTGCAAAAAGGTTTGGCGTTGGAATGCCCATGAAGGATATCTTTGAACCATCTGTTCCACCACGTATTGGCTCAATCACTGGAACAATTCCTAGGTCCTCCATAACCTCCTTAGCCAACTCAACAGGCATCATATTTTTTTCAATGACTTGACGCATGTTATAGTATTGATCCTTAATTACCAAATCAACTCGTGTCTGACCATAAGTTTTATTCATTTCATCGGCAATCTTTCGGAAGGCTGCTTTACGATTTTCAAAAGACTCTGTCTCAAAATCACGAATGATATATGATGAATTTGCTTCTTCAACAGTACCTGTCATTGTTTGAAGATGGTTGAAACCTTGATAACCATCCGTCAACTCTGGACGATCTTCTGCTGGTAACTGATTATGAAAATCAATTGCTAATTGCAAAGCATTGACCATCTGACCTTTTGCTGTTCCAGGGTGAACATTACGGCCATGAAATATCAGCTCTGCACCCGCGGCAGAGAAGGTTTCATACTGCAATTCACCCAATGGACCACCGTCAACAGTGTAGGCAAAATCGACATCAAAATCATCAACATCAAATTTATCTGCGCCAATTCCAATTTCTTCATCAGGACCAAAGCCTACACGAATTTCACAATGTTTGATTTCAGGATTTGCCTTCAAATGAGCCAATGCTGTCATAATCTCAGCAATACCGGATTTATCATCAGCTCCAAGAAGAGTGGTGCCATCTGTCGTAATAAGTGTCTGACCGATGTAATTCTGGAGATTAGGGAAATCAGCTGGATCTAGGTTATAACCTGAAGTTCCAAGAGGAATAATACCCCCATCATAGGATTCAATAACTTGGGGTGATACTCCTTCTGCGTTAAAATCTGCAGTATCCATATGAGAGATGAAACCAATCTTACGTGTTAATCGGTCATCGTTAGCCGGCAGGGTTGCCACTAGGTAACCATTACTTTCCAAATAATGGATGTTACTTAACCCTAGTTCTTCCAATTCTGGTTTTAGAATATTCAAAGCAAAATCTACCTGGCTTTGTGTTGTTGGCGTCCTTGTTGCATTTTCATCACTACGTGTATTAATTTTGGCATAGCGTAGAAAACGCTCTAAGAGTAGGTCGTAGGCCATAAGCGCTCCTTTTACTGTATTTACTATTTACCTCGATTATAGCATAAAAACCCATCATATTGATGGGTTAACCGTATAACTTAAACTTTAGATTCTTTTTCGTAGTAAGCCTTAATTTCTTCCACAATAGCATTCGCTAAAACCAATACCACTAAAAAAGCTGGAGACTTTTGATAAGTTCCAGCTTTTTTAGTGGTATTGAAATATTAATCCACATCAACAAAACCGAAGCGAGATAGAGGGTACAATCTGAAAGAGATAACTCCCTTGATTTGGTCTTTTTCAATAAGACCAAACTTACGACTATCTTCAGTATCACGACGATTATCGTTCAATACAAGGTACTGCCCCTTCTTGATTTTAGTTTGCTTATTATCAGTCAATGTTCCAATTGAAAAATCATCTGTGAAAAAATTCCCAGGTGAAACGGTTGCTAAATAAGCTGACTTATCTTTGCTGATATAGGTTTCTTCAACTGGTTTATCATTAACATAAAGAAAATCATCCATAGCTGTTACACTCTTACCTTCATCTGCAATGACACGGCCGGTATATTCCTTACCATTAACCGTATACAGGATAAAGTCCTTAATATGCGGTTCAACCTTTTTATTGAAAGTAACATAATCACCTGCATGAATATAGTCATTCGCCTGACCTTCGGTTACACGGTGTGTTGATAACACAAAAACTCTTAACAATGAAATCACTACAATGGCAAGAACTGCTATGATAATATTTCGAATTAAATCTCTCTTAACCATATTTACTCCTTATGGGTTCCAATAAAATTATAACATAAATAGACAAATAAAAAAAGAGGAAGTTGAGTAAGATTCGCGCTCCCCTTTTTCTCTATAAACTACTAATTATAGCATTTTAAAGCTTAATAATCTTCAAGAAACGTTTGCATATTGACATCGTCTGGCACCAAGGCAAGGTATTTTTCTGCTGTTACACGCGCCTGGTCTCTGTAACCAAATTCTCTTAGAATATATGCATAATCCTGTAAGAATTCAGGATTATCAGCCAAATCTTTAGACAAATCTTGATAGATTTGAAAGGCTTCTTCTTCATCATCAAGTGCTTGATAAGCCCTGGCGATATTCCAACGAGCCAAAACAGAATCAACCTCGTAATCAGCTAAAGCTGCAAGATCATCGAAACGTTCTTCTTCCAAATAAAGAGCACTTAAACGTAAGACGATTTCATCATTATCTTCCGCTAGCGGTAAAGCCTGCTTCAAATAGGATTCAGCCGACTGGGTGTCATGTAATTCATAGGATAACTGTGATGCAAACAAAAGTAATTGAACATCAAAAGCATTCTTCGAAATGCCTTGCTGCGTCATACGTAAAGCTTCTTCTGTTCGATGTTCAGCGTGAAGCGATAGAGCGTAATTATACTCATAACCCTCAAAATCGGAAGACATGGTTTCTATCTGCTTAAAGTAGAAATTAGCTTTTTGATACTCTTCTTGAT
This region of Streptococcus thermophilus genomic DNA includes:
- a CDS encoding SAG1386/EF1546 family surface-associated protein; translation: MSKKPWEDKVSEEESEEVVDADFLDDEDEFEDFEEEGNTSSDEDQEKSSFINSSFLTVLLSLFFIIVVCILFFVFYTSNIGGSKTAASKESLGFSSTSTSKVVKSSSSKKDSSMGEDSEKSTKEKSSSTKASSSSKHVEKGYATDSAATTPSSATAATDGSSIVVQPGEGAASIAARAGISVDELQRLNPDHMTNGYWFANPGDVVKVQ
- a CDS encoding EbsA family protein, whose protein sequence is MIKIFGKYRYHWQPELSWLIIYWSLAITPIFIAGVLLFELYSVPSHILMLFTIFVALFGLGFHRYFIIEDYGILRIVSFNIFKPRKVQISDIEKVEVIKTGLCLIFKNGKKCQFYMRKWPKKYFLDALALHPNFKGEVELMDYMTNFDYFAFYEEPKKALKIKLRK
- a CDS encoding 4-oxalocrotonate tautomerase, which encodes MPFVKIDLFEGRSEEQKIELAREVTEVVSRVAKAPKEAIHVFINDMPEGTYYPHGEMKKKN
- the tnpA gene encoding IS200/IS605 family transposase, whose protein sequence is MRQNNSLAHTTWNCKYHIVFAPKYRRQIIYGKYKANIGQIFRLLCERKGIEIHEAEACPDHIYMLVSIPLKLSISSFMGYLKGKSSLMIFDRYANLKYKYGNRKFWYRGLYVDTVGRNQKRIEAYIRNQLQEDVIADQLSLFEEYDPFTGEKNKRK
- the cmk gene encoding (d)CMP kinase, with the translated sequence MKDIRIAIDGPASSGKSTVAKIIAKNLGYTYLDTGAMYRSATYLALQNGLTEENVPEILDQLSQHPISFGKAADGSPKVYVGDVDITHPIRDNQVTNNVSWVAAIPEVRQELVSQQQRIAQEGGIIMDGRDIGTVVLPDAELKIFMIASVDERAERRYKENIEKGIPADLETLKKEIAERDYKDSHREVSPLRPAEDAITFDTTGVSIDGVVEFIQEKAKKIIDKG
- the infC gene encoding translation initiation factor IF-3 encodes the protein MKIIAKKDLFINDEIRVREVRLVGLDGEQLGIKPLSEAQAIADDANVDLVLIQPQATPPVAKIMNYGKFKFEYQKKQKEQRKKQSVVTVKEVRLSPVIDKGDFETKLRNGRKFLEKGNKVKVSIRFKGRMITHKEIGAKVLAEFAEKTQDIAIIEQRAKMDGRQMFMQLAPIPDKK
- the pepV gene encoding dipeptidase PepV; this encodes MTIDFHAEVDKRKEALMEDLFGLLRINSERDDSKADEKHPFGPGPVKALEHFLALAERDGYKTRNIDNYAGDFEFGQGDEVLGIFAHLDVVPAGSGWDTDPYEPVIKEGKLYARGSSDDKGPTIACYYALKIIKELELPVSKRVRFIVGTDEESGWGDMDYYFAHNGLKDPDFGFSPDAEFPIINGEKGNITAYLHFEGQNDGDFSLVSFNGGLRENMVPESASAEFTAPITLQELESKLNDFVADQAVTGQVTEEAGVFHVTIHGKSAHGMMPQNGINGATYLALFLSQFDFKANAKTYLDLVAETLHQDFFSEKTGLAYTDSKMGELTMNAGVFTFNKESEDNTIALNFRYPQGVNVDGIKAGLEKLEGPKAVSLSEHGHVPHYVPVSDPMVQTLLSVYEKQTGLKGHEQIIGGGTFGRLLKRGVAYGAMFPGYVNTMHQANEFTEVEDLYRAAAIYAEAIYELIK
- the pepT gene encoding peptidase T, which encodes MAYDLLLERFLRYAKINTRSDENATRTPTTQSQVDFALNILKPELEELGLSNIHYLESNGYLVATLPANDDRLTRKIGFISHMDTADFNAEGVSPQVIESYDGGIIPLGTSGYNLDPADFPNLQNYIGQTLITTDGTTLLGADDKSGIAEIMTALAHLKANPEIKHCEIRVGFGPDEEIGIGADKFDVDDFDVDFAYTVDGGPLGELQYETFSAAGAELIFHGRNVHPGTAKGQMVNALQLAIDFHNQLPAEDRPELTDGYQGFNHLQTMTGTVEEANSSYIIRDFETESFENRKAAFRKIADEMNKTYGQTRVDLVIKDQYYNMRQVIEKNMMPVELAKEVMEDLGIVPVIEPIRGGTDGSKISFMGIPTPNLFAGGENMHGRYEYVSLQTMEKAVDVILGIVSKS
- a CDS encoding ferredoxin, producing the protein MKVSLIPEKCIACGLCQTYSPVFDYDDEGIVRFKDSDQLSRTIENSPETLTAVKSCPTKALICEV
- the lepB gene encoding signal peptidase I translates to MVKRDLIRNIIIAVLAIVVISLLRVFVLSTHRVTEGQANDYIHAGDYVTFNKKVEPHIKDFILYTVNGKEYTGRVIADEGKSVTAMDDFLYVNDKPVEETYISKDKSAYLATVSPGNFFTDDFSIGTLTDNKQTKIKKGQYLVLNDNRRDTEDSRKFGLIEKDQIKGVISFRLYPLSRFGFVDVD
- the rpmI gene encoding 50S ribosomal protein L35 → MPKQKTHRASAKRFKRTGSGGLKRFRAFTSHRFHGKTKKQRRHLRKASMVHSGDFKRIKSMVSQMR
- the rplT gene encoding 50S ribosomal protein L20, whose amino-acid sequence is MARVKGGVVSRKRRKRVLKLAKGYYGAKHILFRTAKEQVMNSYYYAYRDRRQKKRDFRKLWITRINAAARLNGLSYSQLMHGLKLAEIEVNRKMLADLAVNDAAAFTALADAAKAKLGK
- a CDS encoding uracil-DNA glycosylase family protein, yielding METLEELTQAIMADEQNKTYTEQGIKPLFSIPKTARINIVGQAPGIRAQESGLYWNDPSGDNLRDWMGVSREEFYESGLFAIVPMDFYFPGQGKSGDLGPRKGFADKWHERVLDLAPNIQLTILVGNYAQHYYLHQKSSTKLTDTVKHYRDYLPDYFPLVHPSPRNNIWQAKNPWFMKEVLPDLKELVQKILSQ